CTGCGCCCAGGCGCTGGCCCCAGCGCACATTACGCAGGGCTCCACCGTTACGTACAAGATACAGTGGGTCAAGTATTTATTGCCCAAAAAATTGGCGGCGGCCGTTAGGGCCAGCATCTCGGCGTGGGCCGTCACGTCGCGCAGCTGCTCGGTCTGGTTGTATCCCCGTCCGATTATTTCCCTCTCCAGCACCACGACCGCACCAATCGGGATTTCGCCCGCCGCTAGTGCCCGCCGCGCCTCGGCCAATGCTTGTTGCATAAAGAAGTCGTCGGTGAGCATGGGCGATTATTTGTAGAAGCCTGTCATTGCGAGCAAAGCAAAGCAATGACAGATTATTCTCTACTTCAAGCTGATATCACTGAGCGCGGCCTGGGCCACGGGGCGCCACTGTGCCTGCTCATCGGCCGGGGCCGAAAATGAGAAAATATACAGCTGCTCGCCCTGCACCGCATATTCGATGTACTCGTATTTGCGGATGGCGGCCAGCGTGATGGCCGAGCGGCGGCTATCGGTGAGCGTGGAGACAAACTCCAGCGCCACGAAATCGCGGCCGTTCACCTTGCGCACTTCCTGCGTCAGAAATTCCACCTTCGTATAGAGCCGCTGCACGCTGGCTTTATAAAAGGGCAGCAAGATGTTATAGTCGGGACCAAACGTGGTGGGCCGCACCGAAATGCTGTAATCCACGCGCCCGCTGGGATTGCTGAACACGGCCAGCGGCTTGCGCGGCGACGGAAACTTGACCGCGATGCCTTCATCGGGCAGCGGCGTGAAGCCCTGCGGCACCGCCACCGACAAGCCGGGCGCGAGCTTCACGGTCATCAGCTTAGGCTTGGGGCCAAAGCTGGTGAGGGCGAGCAAAGCAAGGAGCAGGGGTAGGGTTTTCATAAGCACAGGCAAAAGTAGGGGGTAGGAGACGGGTAGCAGAAACGAACAAAAACACCAGAACGTCATGCTGAACTTGTCAAAACATGACGTTCTGGTGTTTTTGCTTACTAATTGCGCCGTTGCTAGCGGCGCGCCACCGTTGGGTACTTAATACGGACCTTTTTCCAGTACACGTAGTTGCCCGTTTTGGCTTCTACCAGATACGTGCCGGCCTGGATGTGGCCTAGGTCCACGGGCTCGCCGGTGTTGGCCTGCGGGTCCAGCGCCTGCTGGTACACCACTTTGTTGAGGTAGTTGGTCATTACCAGCGTGCCGGGCTTGGTAAACTGCTGCGTAAAGCTGAGCAATACGCTGTTGGAGTTGGGCTTAGGAAAAATATCAATGCCCGAGAGCGTTTCCACGCGCCGGATGGGGCCGTCGAGCGTCACGGCCGGTACTTCACCCTTCGTTTTGATTATAACATCGTCATCGTACTTGCTCTTAGTTTTGACTTTGGTTTGGGCCTGGGCCGAGCCGGCCGCGAGCAAAGCGGCCGCCAGGGCCAGCGCAGGAAAAGATTTCATGGTTGAAAAGGAAGAAAAAACCAGACAAAAGAATGTCGTCCCTACCCCCTCTTGCATACTCCGTACCAAACCAGCAATTTTATCCCCGCGCCCCCGCCAGTACCTTCGCACCCAGCAATAATTTCCTGCCCCCCGCCCGCGCGCCCAGCCGCACTGCGGCGCACCCCCAAAATCCATCAATCGCGCTACCAGCCGCGTCAGCGGCGTATCCGCGAAATCCGTTAAATCAGTTTGAATCTGCGGTTTATGTTAAGAACGCACACCAATGGCGAACTCCGCCTCGAACACGCCGGCCAAACCGTCACCCTCGTGGGCTGGGTGCAGCGCACCCGCGACAAAGGCGGCATCCTCTGGATTGACCTGCGCGACCGCTACGGCCTCACCCAACTAGCGCTCGAAGAGGGGGTAGAGCGCGACGAAGTGCGCGAGCAGGCCCGCCATCTCGGCCGCGAATTTGTCATCTCCGTCACCGGTAAAGTAGCCGAGCGCTACTCCAAAAACGCGCATATCCCGACCGGCGACATCGAAATCCGCGTGGCGAAAATAGACGTGTTGAACCCCGCCAAGCTGCCGCCCTTTCTCATTGAGGATGAGACCGATGGCGGCGACGAGTTGCGCATGAAGTACCGCTACCTGGACTTGCGCCGCACGCCCGTGCGCAACAACCTGATGCTGCGCCACCGCATGGCTCAGGCCGTGCGCCGCTACCTCGACGGCCAGGATTTTATCGAAGTCGAAACTCCCGTGCTCATCAAAAGCACGCCCGAAGGCGCGCGCGACTTTGTGGTGCCCTCGCGCATGAACCCCGGCGAGTTCTACGCCCTGCCGCAGTCGCCGCAGACGTTCAAGCAGCTGCTCATGGTGTCGGGTTTCGACCGCTATTTCCAGATTGTCAAGTGCTTCCGCGACGAAGACCTGCGCGCCGACCGCCAGCCCGAGTTCACGCAGATTGACTGCGAAATGGCCTTCGTAACCCAGGAAGACATTCTCAACACCTTCGAGGGCTTGGTGCGATACCTGTTCAAGGAAATCAAAAATCTCGATTTCCCCACCGTGCCCCGCATGGAATACGCCGACGCCATGCGCCGCTTCGGCAACGACAAGCCCGACGTGCGCTTCGCAATGGAGTTCGTGGAATTGGATGGGGTAGTAAAAGGCCACGGCTTCCCGGTCTTCGACCAGGCCGAGCTGGTGGTGGGCATCAACGCCGCCACCTGCGCCGCCTACACCCGCAAGCAGCTCGACGAGCTCACCGCCTTCGTGAAGCGCCCGCAGCTCGGGGCCACCGGCCTCGTGTACGCCCGCGTCGAAGCTGGGGGGGTAGTAAAATCATCGGTCGATAAGTTCTACCCGCAGGAAGAATTGCAGAAGTGGGCCGCCGCGTTCCACGCCAACGAGGGCGATTTGCTGCTCCTGCTGGCCGGCCCGGCCGATAAAACCCGCAAGGCCCTCAGCGAGCTGCGCCTGGAAATGGGCCAGCGCCTCGGCCTGCGAGACAAGGACACGTTTGCCCCGCTGTGGGTCGTCAACTTCCCGTTGCTCGAATATATTGAAGAGGAGGGCCGCTACTTCGCCATGCACCACCCCTTCACCTCGCCCAAGCCCGAAGACATGCACCTGCTCGACAACCCCACCACCATCGGCCAGGCCCGCGCCAATGCCTACGACCTGGTAATTAACGGGGTAGAGGTCGGCGGCGGCTCCATCCGCATCCACGACCGCGCCGTGCAGGCCCGCATGTTCTCGCTGCTCGGCTTCACCCCCGAGGAGGCCCAGGCCCAGTTCGGCTTCCTGCTCGATGCCTTCGAGTACGGCGCGCCGCCCCACGGCGGCATCGCCTTCGGCTTCGACCGCCTCTGCTCGCTCTTCGGCGGGGCCGATTCCATCCGGGATTTCATCGCCTTCCCTAAGAATAACTCGGGTAGGGACGTGATGATTGACTCGCCTTCACCGATTGCGGATGCGCAGTTAAAGGAGTTGAGTATTAAGACGGAGGTGGTGAGGAAATAAGAATCGTCTTTACTGGAAAGTAGAATGAAAGATTATCTTTTTGCTCTTATGCTATGCTTGGGAACCATGCACGTAGCAGATGCCCAGCAGGTATCACTCAGTGAACTTATTTCTATAAGGAGCGGGGACTTAGATAAGGCAAATCAGATTCTACTGCCGCGAGGTTGGGTATTCAAAGGACGGCAACCTCATGTTGTCCCAGCAACGGAAGAGAATTGTTTGTATGATGTGTTAACTTGGGATAACCAATCAATATTATCGTCGTCTTATATTACCGTTAAGATTGGTAAAAATTGTGGTAACTATGTTAGCTTGCAAACCATTGAGGTGCAAACTTTCTACGCAATAAGAGCGGAAATAGAAAAGTATTCTATGAAGCTGCTTAATACGGAAGTCACGGAAGATAAAGATGGCTCTACTTGGACAATAAGTGTCTTTACGGGAGCTAAATATGAAGTTGATATGGCGATTTGGACAAGTCCTAATAAAGCAAGTAATCAGTACAATGTCAACTTGTATTTGAAATAAAATACCTGCTATGCCCTTCCGCCTCGACCGCACTGCCCACCACGCCGGCACCCACGCGGAAAACGCCCGCTACCACGCCACGCACCAGCCCCCTACCCCCGCCGAGCGCCTGTGGGCCGCCGCTTACCTCAACAGCGTGGCCTATGGCTACGACCTGGACGACCCGCCAAAGTTAGACCGGACCGCGTTTTCGACGCGCCAACACCTGTAGCTGCCGTTCGCGCTCCGAAGAAAATAATGGTCTGATAAGCAGCTGCGAGCTACCCGGTCAATGTTTCCGAGGCGGCCGCTATTTTTGGTGGCTTACCCGCACTTGCTACCCCCATGTTCACTATCCACGACCTGGCCGACCTCGTGCCCCGTAAGATATTTGACCGGGGCGAAGTCTATTACACGGAATATGATGCGGTAGGCCGAATTAAGCAAAAAGGCAATACCTACAAAGCCAAAGTACGCGGCACCGAAACCTACCACGTCGAGTTGACGGTGCTGCCCAGCGGCCCGCCCGACATCGGGTGCGACTGCCCTTACAACTACGGGCCGGTGTGCAAGCACGGCATCGCCCTTGGCTTGGCCGTGCTCGACCTGCTTGGGGAGAGTGAGCCGGCCCCGCCGCCGCCACCTCCCGCGCCTAGTGCGGCCCGCGCCGTGCCGCCTACCCCCCAGCAGCTGCGCCAAGCTTTGAAAGAGGCGTTTGCCCGCACCAGCGACAAGGAAAAGCTCGCTTACCTCGGCCAACTGCTGCACCAGCAGCCCGACCTGATTCCGGGTTTTCCCGCTACGTTTGAATTCAGCCTACCTCTGTTGCTGGCTCCTGCGCCGGTGGTTAAGCCTAAACTGCGCCCGGCCGCCCGGCGCACGTTCGTGCAAGAGGGGCAGGATATGCTGCGCACCGGCTACCCGCCCGATTTGCTACCCCACTTGCTGCGCCACGACTGGCGGACCGTGACGGAAGCCGATGCCCCCAAGCTGGCCGTGCTACTTATGGAAGCCGCCCGCCAGCAACCCGAGCCCACGCTTGATGCCGTGATGGAGCGCATCGAAAGCTACCTCGCTGCCGCGCAGCGCGGCCCTGGTTTCTACGCCCACTTAGTCGTTTGGCTCTTTGTGCTGAGCACCGTGCCCATCATTGCTGCGCAAGTGCGTCTGTTTGCCTCGGAGCTTTGGAAGCAGCACGGCCGCCGCGCCGAGCTGCGCGCCGCGCTCACAGAAGCCGGCTTCGCGCCCTTGCCCACCGACGAGCAGGAAGCCGCGCTGCAAAAGAAAACGGCCGCCGCGAAGGTTAAAACCGACCCCGCCGCTACCCCGCCCAAACGGCCCGGCCGCCCTACCCTCAAACGCAGCAGCGGCCCCGAACTGGTCAGGAGCCGCTGCCAAAACCCAGGAAAAAGTCCGGTTAAAAATTGCGCTCGCCCGTTTCGCGCCTACCCAGCATCACGGAGCCGACCATTGCGGCCAGCAGTAGAATGGAGGCTAACTCGAAGGGTAGGGAGTACTGCTTAAACAGTACCAGGCCCAGGCGGTCCACCATGCCCACCTGCGAATCGAAGGTGGCCGCGTCGTAGCCTACAGGCTGCACGTTGTGCAACGCCGCTACCATAATGAGCAGCAGCGAGCCGCCCGCGATGGCGGCGGCAATTTTGGCCAGGGCAGGCTTGTGCGGCTCCGTTTCCTTGTTGAGGTTCAGGAACATAATCACGAACAGGAACAGCACCATAATGGCCCCGGCATACACGATGATGTTCACGGCCGCCAGAAACTGCGCGTTCAGCAGTAAGTAATGAGCCGATAGCGTGAAGAACGTGAGGATGAGAAATAGTACGCTGTATACTGGGTTCTTGGTCAGCACCACGCCCAGGGCACTCAACAGGGCTACGAACGACAGGAAGAGAAAAAGGGACATATCATGCGCGGTAAGCGTGAGTTTACCGACCGTTAAAATTCTGAATTGAATACG
The genomic region above belongs to Hymenobacter psoromatis and contains:
- a CDS encoding nucleoside deaminase translates to MLTDDFFMQQALAEARRALAAGEIPIGAVVVLEREIIGRGYNQTEQLRDVTAHAEMLALTAAANFLGNKYLTHCILYVTVEPCVMCAGASAWAQLGGVVFGAAEPRTGYRRHTPGLLHPRTQVRASVCAEECAALMQAFFRGKRPG
- a CDS encoding T9SS type A sorting domain-containing protein, which encodes MKSFPALALAAALLAAGSAQAQTKVKTKSKYDDDVIIKTKGEVPAVTLDGPIRRVETLSGIDIFPKPNSNSVLLSFTQQFTKPGTLVMTNYLNKVVYQQALDPQANTGEPVDLGHIQAGTYLVEAKTGNYVYWKKVRIKYPTVARR
- the aspS gene encoding aspartate--tRNA ligase, with protein sequence MLRTHTNGELRLEHAGQTVTLVGWVQRTRDKGGILWIDLRDRYGLTQLALEEGVERDEVREQARHLGREFVISVTGKVAERYSKNAHIPTGDIEIRVAKIDVLNPAKLPPFLIEDETDGGDELRMKYRYLDLRRTPVRNNLMLRHRMAQAVRRYLDGQDFIEVETPVLIKSTPEGARDFVVPSRMNPGEFYALPQSPQTFKQLLMVSGFDRYFQIVKCFRDEDLRADRQPEFTQIDCEMAFVTQEDILNTFEGLVRYLFKEIKNLDFPTVPRMEYADAMRRFGNDKPDVRFAMEFVELDGVVKGHGFPVFDQAELVVGINAATCAAYTRKQLDELTAFVKRPQLGATGLVYARVEAGGVVKSSVDKFYPQEELQKWAAAFHANEGDLLLLLAGPADKTRKALSELRLEMGQRLGLRDKDTFAPLWVVNFPLLEYIEEEGRYFAMHHPFTSPKPEDMHLLDNPTTIGQARANAYDLVINGVEVGGGSIRIHDRAVQARMFSLLGFTPEEAQAQFGFLLDAFEYGAPPHGGIAFGFDRLCSLFGGADSIRDFIAFPKNNSGRDVMIDSPSPIADAQLKELSIKTEVVRK
- a CDS encoding SWIM zinc finger family protein, with protein sequence MFTIHDLADLVPRKIFDRGEVYYTEYDAVGRIKQKGNTYKAKVRGTETYHVELTVLPSGPPDIGCDCPYNYGPVCKHGIALGLAVLDLLGESEPAPPPPPPAPSAARAVPPTPQQLRQALKEAFARTSDKEKLAYLGQLLHQQPDLIPGFPATFEFSLPLLLAPAPVVKPKLRPAARRTFVQEGQDMLRTGYPPDLLPHLLRHDWRTVTEADAPKLAVLLMEAARQQPEPTLDAVMERIESYLAAAQRGPGFYAHLVVWLFVLSTVPIIAAQVRLFASELWKQHGRRAELRAALTEAGFAPLPTDEQEAALQKKTAAAKVKTDPAATPPKRPGRPTLKRSSGPELVRSRCQNPGKSPVKNCARPFRAYPASRSRPLRPAVEWRLTRRVGSTA
- a CDS encoding NADH-quinone oxidoreductase subunit J; the encoded protein is MSLFLFLSFVALLSALGVVLTKNPVYSVLFLILTFFTLSAHYLLLNAQFLAAVNIIVYAGAIMVLFLFVIMFLNLNKETEPHKPALAKIAAAIAGGSLLLIMVAALHNVQPVGYDAATFDSQVGMVDRLGLVLFKQYSLPFELASILLLAAMVGSVMLGRRETGERNF